The Arachis ipaensis cultivar K30076 chromosome B07, Araip1.1, whole genome shotgun sequence genome includes a window with the following:
- the LOC107606220 gene encoding double-stranded RNA-binding protein 3 isoform X2 has translation MIRKKEREKRKRVPSTKRRRFRHWICPQPHQHTTHAPILSLLSTFTVSLPQTQTHITRSHATQTKTLILITLQFETTQSQTINPRLHPCPLCPLMKTSKHETGLCKNLLQEYAQKMNYAMPMYHSQKDETPSRAPRFTCTVDIGGILYIGGAAKTKKEAEIKAARTALLAIQSSASSSQNQLGHSQLTVIPCRKRAAETVPPVDETSKPPKPKKRFRKKSSKRKFSKDKTGRNAENAGAGANINPGVESHANISNESGFKETKCDGAFISEAMKSSENGILLNYCEKEVLVKEGSPVMNGNGSVEIGNSTKLLSKDPEASVEMNKQQDNGEIINEL, from the exons ATGAtacgaaagaaagaaagagagaaacgcAAACGCGTCCCATCCACGAAGCGGCGCAGATTCCGGCATTGGATTTGCCCACAGCCGCATCAGCACACAACACACGCACcaattctctctcttctctccacTTTCACAGTTTCACTCCCACAAACACAAACACACATTACACGCAGTCACGCAACACAAACCAAAACACTGATACTCATCACTCTTCAGTTTGAAACTACCCAATCACAGACTATCAACCCTCGTCTTCACCCATGCCCACTATGCCCACTAATGAAGACTTCCAag CATGAAACTGGATTGTGCAAGAACTTACTTCAGGAGTATGCGCAGAAGATGAATTATGCAATGCCCATGTATCACAGCCAAAAGGATGAAACACCAAGTCGAGCACCCAGATTTACATGTACTGTTGACATTGGCGGTATTCTCTATATTGGGGGAGCggcaaaaacaaagaaagaagcaGAAATAAAAGCAGCTAGAACTGCTCTGCTAGCTATCCAATCAAGTGCATCTTCTTCCCAAAACCAGTTGGGTCATTCACAGTTGACAGTAATTCCATGCCGGAAACGGGCAGCAGAAACTGTTCCCCCTGTTGATGAGACTTCAAAACCCCCAAAGCCAAAGAAGCGATTTAGgaagaaatcttcaaaaaggaaATTCTCTAAAGATAAGACTGGCCGTAATGCTGAAAATGCAGGCGCTGGAGCAAATATTAATCCTGGGGTAGAGTCACATGCAAATATCAGCAATGAGTCTGGCTTCAAGGAAACAAAATGTGATGGAGCATTCATTTCAGAAGCCATGAAGAGTTCTGAGAATGGGATATTGCTTAATTATTGCGAGAAAGAAGTATTGGTTAAGGAAGGTTCTCCGGTGATGAATGGCAATGGATCTGTTGAAATTGGGAACTCAACAAAATTGCTTTCCAAAGATCCAGAAGCTAGTGTGGAGATGAACAAGCAGCAAGATAATGGAGAAATCATAAACGAACTGTGA
- the LOC107606220 gene encoding double-stranded RNA-binding protein 1 isoform X1 translates to MPTMPTNEDFQGVSNCYVFKSRLQEYAQKVGLPTPVYETIKEGPSHEPSFRSTVIVNDVRYDSLAGFFNRKAAEQSAAEVALMELAKTNEVNQSIKQPVHETGLCKNLLQEYAQKMNYAMPMYHSQKDETPSRAPRFTCTVDIGGILYIGGAAKTKKEAEIKAARTALLAIQSSASSSQNQLGHSQLTVIPCRKRAAETVPPVDETSKPPKPKKRFRKKSSKRKFSKDKTGRNAENAGAGANINPGVESHANISNESGFKETKCDGAFISEAMKSSENGILLNYCEKEVLVKEGSPVMNGNGSVEIGNSTKLLSKDPEASVEMNKQQDNGEIINEL, encoded by the exons ATGCCCACTATGCCCACTAATGAAGACTTCCAag GTGTTTCGAATTGCTATGTGTTCAAGAGCAGATTGCAGGAGTATGCACAGAAGGTGGGGCTTCCAACACCTGTGTATGAAACTATCAAGGAAGGGCCTTCTCATGAACCCTCCTTCAGGTCCACAGTGATAGTCAATGATGTCAGGTATGACTCTCTCGCCGGCTTCTTCAACCGCAAAGCGGCGGAGCAGTCAGCTGCTGAGGTTGCTTTGATGGAGCTGGCCAAGACTAATGAAGTTAACCAATCCATTAAACAACCTGTT CATGAAACTGGATTGTGCAAGAACTTACTTCAGGAGTATGCGCAGAAGATGAATTATGCAATGCCCATGTATCACAGCCAAAAGGATGAAACACCAAGTCGAGCACCCAGATTTACATGTACTGTTGACATTGGCGGTATTCTCTATATTGGGGGAGCggcaaaaacaaagaaagaagcaGAAATAAAAGCAGCTAGAACTGCTCTGCTAGCTATCCAATCAAGTGCATCTTCTTCCCAAAACCAGTTGGGTCATTCACAGTTGACAGTAATTCCATGCCGGAAACGGGCAGCAGAAACTGTTCCCCCTGTTGATGAGACTTCAAAACCCCCAAAGCCAAAGAAGCGATTTAGgaagaaatcttcaaaaaggaaATTCTCTAAAGATAAGACTGGCCGTAATGCTGAAAATGCAGGCGCTGGAGCAAATATTAATCCTGGGGTAGAGTCACATGCAAATATCAGCAATGAGTCTGGCTTCAAGGAAACAAAATGTGATGGAGCATTCATTTCAGAAGCCATGAAGAGTTCTGAGAATGGGATATTGCTTAATTATTGCGAGAAAGAAGTATTGGTTAAGGAAGGTTCTCCGGTGATGAATGGCAATGGATCTGTTGAAATTGGGAACTCAACAAAATTGCTTTCCAAAGATCCAGAAGCTAGTGTGGAGATGAACAAGCAGCAAGATAATGGAGAAATCATAAACGAACTGTGA
- the LOC107606221 gene encoding uncharacterized protein LOC107606221: MEDTEQKQMFRDIVLQVVMVLFFVVTFLAMHGIPQRFLAWLRLPRGRSVRAKRHFVRSAQLLAEARTAKKSRSSSLNSLANEALTEADRAIALNPRDAASYLLKAMILDLQGFRTSALDAVDAALSPLAAKSLAAEERGDALVKRAELKLAVSERGESRVDSAVADLTESVKLNPKNARGWCLLGQCYEEKEMEDEAKKAYKEALELEPKLSVAEEALKRLSSS; the protein is encoded by the coding sequence ATGGAAGACACTGAGCAGAAACAAATGTTCCGCGACATCGTGCTCCAAGTCGTCATGGTCCTCTTCTTTGTAGTCACGTTCCTGGCCATGCACGGCATCCCTCAGAGGTTCCTCGCCTGGCTCCGCCTCCCAAGGGGACGCTCCGTCCGAGCCAAGCGCCACTTCGTCCGCAGCGCTCAGCTCCTCGCTGAAGCCCGAACCGCCAAGAAGAGCCGATCCTCCAGCTTGAATTCGCTCGCAAACGAAGCCCTAACCGAAGCAGATCGAGCGATCGCGCTCAATCCAAGGGATGCAGCTTCGTACCTACTCAAAGCAATGATCCTCGATCTGCAAGGGTTCCGGACCTCGGCGCTCGATGCAGTCGACGCGGCGCTGTCGCCGCTGGCAGCAAAGTCGCTCGCCGCGGAGGAGAGGGGTGACGCGCTGGTTAAGCGAGCGGAGCTGAAGTTGGCAGTGAGCGAGCGAGGCGAAAGCCGAGTTGACTCGGCGGTTGCCGATTTGACCGAGTCGGTGAAGCTGAACCCGAAGAACGCGAGAGGATGGTGTCTGTTAGGGCAATGCTATGAGGAGAAGGAAATGGAGGACGAAGCGAAGAAGGCTTATAAAGAGGCTCTTGAATTGGAACCGAAGCTTAGTGTGGCTGAGGAAGCGCTCAAGAGGTTGAGTTCTTCATAG